In one window of Solanum pennellii chromosome 2, SPENNV200 DNA:
- the LOC107011409 gene encoding nuclear pore complex protein NUP214 isoform X5 has product MSALIQLEEEIEGDQIGSKNYRFSRIGTPVPIKSGEDASFDIENECPPLQPLVVSERFRLLFVAHSNGFCVARTKEVMTSAEEIKEKGTGPSIQELSVVDVAIGKVSILALSGDESLLAACVGNKIHFYPVSALLYKDQTPAFSHSLNDSSIIKDMQWAKKAEKVYVVLATDGKLYSGVGQSPIKQVMDDCDAFGWSPDGEFIAITRKNLVSILSSKFEEKFSILLSFKSLLDDLNTKYVIKVDVVRWIRPDCIIIGCLQVNDDNEEEESYAVQVITSENGRITNPSAKPVARSFRDVFLDFRYDAVPSCSGPHLFSSYLDQHQLAFVANRKNLDQHILLFGWSVGDTKNEAAIIEILNDNWSPKIEAHDIGDDILILGLAIDKVSQNGEIKLLLGEEEKEVSPCCLLLCLTNDGRLSIFHFASATAASVSPQSTDFEEKNNSYKVASSQDLVVESSSARKQINQVDSGLQPHEIDRGHKVLATSAQSSVAEKFSSEEAIKTTNQNQGANLMLSASKTFVSVDAGGVNNFRTQETEKVAEVKPGSVSFSGSSLGFSTASSQSSKLHISSKSDETLASTPFSGVPRRNFGSPDKNSSSANEKAGTSVSISSYKQKAMAGAGSIGSSPVFPGSMLQSQKGFLSEPSKLHFTRETSEGTPLKQFHDVEEMARKLDDLLEGIEGEGGFRDASIRAHSSSVLALEEGIESVSEKCRIWRAVMDKQLGEVQLLLDKTVQVLARKVYMEEIFKQATDERYWNLWNRQKLCSELELKRQHVNEVNKSLTSQLIELERHFNTIELNKFGDTDRIQTSKRGFQSRPGQPSYLHFRNFQSLHNLRNTMTTQLVVAEQLSESLSKLMTDLSIDSPAKGQNIRKELFETIGLSYDGASHKSPAREKAENTPFNKELSVFLAVKERSRRKKPSPVKSLEPETARRRRDSLDRNWASFETPKTTVKRIVLQEDRQKETSNKSSLSLDKKHHQSRMRERSATAQSNIFSASSISPEQVRSKDVLPRHAAEMPPIISPVSLLQHESQLTAVTSQYGLVDTHNLATTRSGRSTIPLKDIVQTGGPGAIHQSGNRMQQPNSSGPPAQTLAPIKFTIDTSNADRKPGITKPKFTIDTSNADGKPGITKPKFTIDTSNADGKPGITKPVRDWKNAPVTSGSAQFESDSSLNYSLPTAAAAANSAFTLSAKVIHSEVVNKSQGSEISLSAQESTHSSSSHAKIMPSSSLSSSQEPMFSPISSPWSSFESVSKASIGSNQKISQSSVASLTQSSSLQSTQKLDTLPITPSSDSTRSESPTILSRPLVAILDKKADTNSDKPASLANLSTKIDTPQDPASQPVVSFSVSKLQAGPLVQSNSTNEQSPSLKSASQVHPCGESSQVSNVGLNPIPGQPFSGSSIPPSVKSDCSDVVTNEDEMEEEAPENNQMTENALGNLAGFGIGSAATPVSTKPNPFGVMSPNKASSPANTLFTSTASSSELFRPASFSFQPIQPPQPSATANFGAFPGSFSLTSTSQAPAVSGFGQPAQVGQGQHALGSVLGTFGQSRQLGAGIPGTGVGSASSFGGGFMSNSSAGGFGGGFSGVSSTGGGFSNLSSGGVGFGASAAPTGGFAAAATGAGGFAAAATSAGGFGAAATSAGGFGAAAAAGGGFAAPTGGGSGFSGGGFGAFSSQQSGGSGFPAFGGSSATARPPSQLFTQMRK; this is encoded by the exons ATGTCTGCTTTAATTCAATTGGAGGAAGAGATTGAAGGAGATCAAATTGGCTCCAAAAATTATCGTTTCTCCAGAATCGGTACACCCGTTCCTATAAAATCCGGCGAAGATGCTTCCTTTGATATCGAAAATGAATGTCCTCCTTTGCAACCCTTGGTCGTCTCTGAACGCTTTCGCCTTCTCTTCGTTGCACACTCCAATG ggTTTTGTGTTGCGAGAACAAAGGAGGTTATGACATCTGCCGAAGAGATTAAAGAGAAAGGTACTGGTCCCTCTATACAAGAATTGAGTGTTGTAGATGTTGCTATCGGAAAAGTCTCAATACTTGCATTGTCTGGAGATGAATCCTTGCTTGCCGCTTGTGTTGGCAATAAAATCCATTTCTACCCTGTTAGCGCCCTTCTTTACAAG GACCAAACACCAGCCTTTTCTCATTCTCTCAATGATTCAAGTATCATCAAGGATATGCAATGGGCTAAAAAGGCAGAAAAGGTTTATGTTGTCCTTGCAACTGATGGAAAGTTGTATAGCGGGGTTGGTCAAAGCCCCATTAAACAAGTTATGGACGATTGTGATGCTT TTGGGTGGAGTCCGGATGGCGAGTTTATTGCCATAACAAGGAAGAATTTGGTTAGCATTCTATCATCAAAGTTTGAGGAGAAGTTCAGTATATTACTATCATTTAAGTCGCTGCTTGATGATCTTAATACCAAATACGTTATCAAAg TGGATGTTGTCAGATGGATTCGTCCTGATTGTATTATAATTGGATGTCTTCAAGTTAATGATGACAATGAAGAAGAGGAAAGTTATGCGGTGCAAGTCATCACAAGTGAGAATGGAAGAATAACTAAT CCTTCAGCTAAGCCAGTCGCAAGGTCCTTCAGGGATGTATTTCTTGACTTCCGTTACGATGCAGTTCCTTCATGTAGTGGACCTCATCTCTTCTCGAGCTATTTGGATCAACA TCAGCTGGCATTTGTGGCTAATAGGAAGAATTTGGATCAGCACATACTGCTGTTTGGATGGTCAGTTGGTGATACAAAGAATGAAGCtgcaattattgaaattttgaatgatAATTGGTCTCCAAAGATTGAGGCTCATG ACATTGGTGATGATATCTTGATATTGGGACTTGCCATCGACAAAGTTTCCCAAAATGGGGAAATTAAACTGTTGCttggtgaagaagaaaaagaagtttcACCATGTTGCCTTCTCCTTTGTCTTACCAATGATGGAAGGCTTTCCATTTTTCATTTTGCTAG TGCTACTGCTGCTTCAGTATCACCCCAATCTACTGATTTTGAAGAGAAAAACAACTCTTATAAAGTGGCATCATCACAAGATTTGGTAGTTGAATCTTCCAGTGCTAGGAAGCAAATCAACCAAGTAGATTCAGGACTGCAACCCCATGAAATAGACAGAGGTCACAAAGTTCTTGCCACAAGTGCTCAATCATCTGTTGCAGAGAAATTTAGCTCAGAAGAAGCGATTAAAACCACAAATCAG AACCAAGGTGCAAATTTGATGCTGTCTGCATCCAAAACATTTGTGTCTGTGGATGCTGGAGGTGTGAATAATTTTAGGACACAAGAAACTGAAAAAGTAGCTGAAGTTAAACCTGGTTCAGTTTCTTTCTCAGGAAGTTCCTTAG GTTTTTCTACTGCTTCATCACAGTCAAGCAAACTTCACATTTCTTCAAAAAGTGATGAAACACTTGCATCCACACCATTCAGTGGTGTTCCAAGAAGAAATTTTGGTTCTCCTGATAAAAATTCTTCTAGCGCAAATGAGAAAGCTGGAACTTCAGTATCAATCAGTTCTTACAAGCAAAAAGCCATGGCGGGAGCAGGGAGTATTGGATCATCACCTGTTTTTCCAGGCTCAATGTTGCAATCACAGAAAGGTTTTCTGTCGGAGCCCTCGAAGCTGCACTTCACCAGGGAGACAAGTGAAGGAACTCCATTAAAGCAATTCCATGAT GTTGAAGAGATGGCCAGGAAATTGGATGATCTTCTAGAAGGTATAGAAGGTGAAGGTGGGTTTAGAGATGCTTCCATCCGTGCTCACAGCAGTTCAGTTTTGGCATTGGAGGAAGGTATAGAGAGTGTATCGGAGAAATGCAGGATATGGAGA GCAGTAATGGATAAACAACTTGGGGAGGTCCAGCTTCTCCTTGATAAGACAGTACAAG TTTTGGCAAGGAAAGTATACATGGAAGAAATATTTAAGCAAGCTACTGATGAACGGTATTGGAATCTCTGGAATCGCCAGAAACTATGTTCTGAGCTGGAGTTAAAGAGGCAACATGTAAACGAAGTTAATAAG AGCTTGACCAGCCAGCTGATTGAATTGGAGAGACATTTCAACACTATCGAGTTGAATAAGTTTGGCGACACTGACAGGATACAAACAAGTAAAAGAGGTTTCCAGAGCAGGCCTGGACAACCCAG CTATTTGCATTTCAGGAATTTTCAGTCCTTGCACAATTTACGTAATACAATGACTACACAGCTAGTAGTAGCAGAGCAACTTTCTGAAAGTCTCTCGAAACTAATGACTGATTTGAGCATAGATTCTCCTGCAAAAGGTCAGAATATTAGGAAGGAATTGTTTGAAACAATTGGTTTATCCTATGATGGtgcttctcacaagtctccagCTAGGGAAAAGGCTGAAAATACACCTTTTAACAAGGAACTATCAGTCTTTCTTGCTGTTAAAGAACGATCCAGGAGAAAGAAGCCAAGTCCTGTGAAGAGCCTTGAGCCAGAGACAGCTAGGAGACGCCGTGACTCACTTGATCGG AATTGGGCAAGCTTTGAAACTCCCAAAACAACTGTGAAAAGGATTGTTCTTCAAGAAGATCGCCAGAAGGAAACTTCAAATAAGTCATCTTTGTCACTGGATAAGAAACATCACCAGTCTAGGATGCGCGAGAGATCAGCGACTGCTCAATCAAATATCTTCAGTGCCTCTTCCATCTCTCCAGAGCAAGTTAGAAGCAAAG ATGTACTTCCAAGACATGCAGCTGAAATGCCACCAATTATTTCTCCAGTATCTTTACTGCAGCATGAGTCACAGTTGACCGCAGTCACTAGCCAATATGGTTTAGTAGATACTCACAATCTTGCTACGACAAGATCAGGCAGAAGCACAATACCACTTAAAGATATTGTGCAAACAGGTGGACCAGGGGCCATTCATCAATCGGGGAACAGAATGCAGCAGCCAAACTCGTCAGGTCCTCCTGCACAGACATTGGCCCCAATCAAGTTTACAATTGATACTTCAAATGCTGATCGTAAACCTGGAATCACCAAACCCAAGTTTACAATTGATACTTCAAATGCTGATGGTAAACCTGGAATCACCAAACCCAAGTTTACAATTGATACTTCAAATGCTGATGGTAAACCTGGAATCACCAAACCTGTCAGAGATTGGAAAAATGCACCGGTGACTAGTGGAAGTGCACAGTTTGAGTCTGACAGTAGTCTTAACTATTCTTTACCaactgctgctgctgctgctaattctgcctTCACTCTGTCTGCTAAGGTTATACACTCAGAAGTTGTGAATAAAAGCCAAGGTAGTGAGATTTCATTATCTGCCCAAGAATCAACACATAGTTCCTCTTCGCATGCAAAAATCATGCCGTCATCATCTTTATCTTCTTCACAAGAGCCAATGTTCTCACCAATATCATCCCCGTGGTCATCATTCGAATCCGTTTCTAAAGCCAGTATAGGTTCCAATCAAAAGATCTCTCAATCATCAGTAGCTTCTCTGACACAGTCTTCATCTCTTCAAAGCACTCAAAAATTGGATACCTTACCCATTACACCTTCTTCAGATAGTACAAGGTCTGAGTCCCCAACAATCCTGTCTCGACCTTTGGTTGCCATACTTGATAAGAAGGCTGATACAAATTCCGATAAACCAGCTTCACTTGCGAATCTAAGTACAAAGATAGATACACCACAAGATCCAGCTTCACAGCCTGTTGTATCGTTCAGTGTGTCTAAATTACAAGCTGGACCTTTGGTACAATCAAATTCCACAAATGAACAGTCACCCAGTTTGAAATCTGCAAGTCAGGTCCATCCTTGTGGGGAATCAAGTCAAGTCTCAAATGTTGGTTTGAATCCTATACCTGGACAGCCATTTTCTGGTTCTTCCATTCCACCATCAGTGAAGAGTGATTGTTCAGATGTTGTCACCAATGAGGATGAGATGGAAGAGGAAGCTCCTGAGAATAATCAGATGACGGAGAATGCACTGGGTAACTTGGCTGGGTTTGGTATTGGATCTGCTGCTACTCCAGTTTCTACAAAACCTAATCCATTTGGTGTTATGTCACCGAATAAAGCTTCATCTCCAGCAAACACCTTATTTACAAGTACAGCTTCAAGCAGTGAGTTATTTCGACCAGCGTCATTTAGTTTTCAACCAATACAGCCACCTCAACCATCAGCAACTGCAAATTTTGGTGCCTTTCCTGGTAGCTTTAGCCTCACTTCCACGAGTCAGGCTCCAGCAGTGAGTGGGTTTGGCCAGCCGGCTCAGGTTGGACAAGGGCAGCATGCTTTAGGTTCAGTTCTTGGTACTTTTGGACAATCAAGGCAGCTTGGTGCTGGAATACCCGGAACTGGTGTGGGATCTGCAAGCTCTTTTGGCGGAGGTTTTATGAGCAATAGCTCTGCTGGTGGTTTCGGAGGTGGGTTTTCTGGAGTTTCTTCTACTGGTGGCGGGTTTTCCAATCTGAGTTCTGGTGGTGTTGGATTCGGTGCTTCTGCTGCACCCACTGGTGGATTTGCTGCTGCTGCCACAGGTGCTGGTGGATTTGCAGCCGCTGCCACATCTGCTGGTGGATTTGGAGCTGCTGCCACATCTGCTGGTGGATTTGGAGCTGCTGCTGCAGCTGGTGGTGGATTTGCTGCTCCAACTGGTGGTGGTTCAGGCTTTTCAG GTGGTGGTTTTGGAGCTTTTAGCAGCCAACAAAGTGGTGGTAGTGGCTTCCCTGCATTCGGTGGGAGTTCAGCTACTGCAAGACCACCTTCTCAACTCTTCACACAGATGAGGAAGTAG
- the LOC107011409 gene encoding nuclear pore complex protein NUP214 isoform X2: MSALIQLEEEIEGDQIGSKNYRFSRIGTPVPIKSGEDASFDIENECPPLQPLVVSERFRLLFVAHSNGFCVARTKEVMTSAEEIKEKGTGPSIQELSVVDVAIGKVSILALSGDESLLAACVGNKIHFYPVSALLYKDQTPAFSHSLNDSSIIKDMQWAKKAEKVYVVLATDGKLYSGVGQSPIKQVMDDCDAFGWSPDGEFIAITRKNLVSILSSKFEEKFSILLSFKSLLDDLNTKYVIKVDVVRWIRPDCIIIGCLQVNDDNEEEESYAVQVITSENGRITNPSAKPVARSFRDVFLDFRYDAVPSCSGPHLFSSYLDQHQLAFVANRKNLDQHILLFGWSVGDTKNEAAIIEILNDNWSPKIEAHDIGDDILILGLAIDKVSQNGEIKLLLGEEEKEVSPCCLLLCLTNDGRLSIFHFASATAASVSPQSTDFEEKNNSYKVASSQDLVVESSSARKQINQVDSGLQPHEIDRGHKVLATSAQSSVAEKFSSEEAIKTTNQNQGANLMLSASKTFVSVDAGGVNNFRTQETEKVAEVKPGSVSFSGSSLGNFSIRSIGPSAGTGGVMELPVKIMSTGFSTASSQSSKLHISSKSDETLASTPFSGVPRRNFGSPDKNSSSANEKAGTSVSISSYKQKAMAGAGSIGSSPVFPGSMLQSQKGFLSEPSKLHFTRETSEGTPLKQFHDVEEMARKLDDLLEGIEGEGGFRDASIRAHSSSVLALEEGIESVSEKCRIWRAVMDKQLGEVQLLLDKTVQVLARKVYMEEIFKQATDERYWNLWNRQKLCSELELKRQHVNEVNKSLTSQLIELERHFNTIELNKFGDTDRIQTSKRGFQSRPGQPRNFQSLHNLRNTMTTQLVVAEQLSESLSKLMTDLSIDSPAKGQNIRKELFETIGLSYDGASHKSPAREKAENTPFNKELSVFLAVKERSRRKKPSPVKSLEPETARRRRDSLDRNWASFETPKTTVKRIVLQEDRQKETSNKSSLSLDKKHHQSRMRERSATAQSNIFSASSISPEQVRSKDVLPRHAAEMPPIISPVSLLQHESQLTAVTSQYGLVDTHNLATTRSGRSTIPLKDIVQTGGPGAIHQSGNRMQQPNSSGPPAQTLAPIKFTIDTSNADRKPGITKPKFTIDTSNADGKPGITKPKFTIDTSNADGKPGITKPVRDWKNAPVTSGSAQFESDSSLNYSLPTAAAAANSAFTLSAKVIHSEVVNKSQGSEISLSAQESTHSSSSHAKIMPSSSLSSSQEPMFSPISSPWSSFESVSKASIGSNQKISQSSVASLTQSSSLQSTQKLDTLPITPSSDSTRSESPTILSRPLVAILDKKADTNSDKPASLANLSTKIDTPQDPASQPVVSFSVSKLQAGPLVQSNSTNEQSPSLKSASQVHPCGESSQVSNVGLNPIPGQPFSGSSIPPSVKSDCSDVVTNEDEMEEEAPENNQMTENALGNLAGFGIGSAATPVSTKPNPFGVMSPNKASSPANTLFTSTASSSELFRPASFSFQPIQPPQPSATANFGAFPGSFSLTSTSQAPAVSGFGQPAQVGQGQHALGSVLGTFGQSRQLGAGIPGTGVGSASSFGGGFMSNSSAGGFGGGFSGVSSTGGGFSNLSSGGVGFGASAAPTGGFAAAATGAGGFAAAATSAGGFGAAATSAGGFGAAAAAGGGFAAPTGGGSGFSGGGFGAFSSQQSGGSGFPAFGGSSATARPPSQLFTQMRK; encoded by the exons ATGTCTGCTTTAATTCAATTGGAGGAAGAGATTGAAGGAGATCAAATTGGCTCCAAAAATTATCGTTTCTCCAGAATCGGTACACCCGTTCCTATAAAATCCGGCGAAGATGCTTCCTTTGATATCGAAAATGAATGTCCTCCTTTGCAACCCTTGGTCGTCTCTGAACGCTTTCGCCTTCTCTTCGTTGCACACTCCAATG ggTTTTGTGTTGCGAGAACAAAGGAGGTTATGACATCTGCCGAAGAGATTAAAGAGAAAGGTACTGGTCCCTCTATACAAGAATTGAGTGTTGTAGATGTTGCTATCGGAAAAGTCTCAATACTTGCATTGTCTGGAGATGAATCCTTGCTTGCCGCTTGTGTTGGCAATAAAATCCATTTCTACCCTGTTAGCGCCCTTCTTTACAAG GACCAAACACCAGCCTTTTCTCATTCTCTCAATGATTCAAGTATCATCAAGGATATGCAATGGGCTAAAAAGGCAGAAAAGGTTTATGTTGTCCTTGCAACTGATGGAAAGTTGTATAGCGGGGTTGGTCAAAGCCCCATTAAACAAGTTATGGACGATTGTGATGCTT TTGGGTGGAGTCCGGATGGCGAGTTTATTGCCATAACAAGGAAGAATTTGGTTAGCATTCTATCATCAAAGTTTGAGGAGAAGTTCAGTATATTACTATCATTTAAGTCGCTGCTTGATGATCTTAATACCAAATACGTTATCAAAg TGGATGTTGTCAGATGGATTCGTCCTGATTGTATTATAATTGGATGTCTTCAAGTTAATGATGACAATGAAGAAGAGGAAAGTTATGCGGTGCAAGTCATCACAAGTGAGAATGGAAGAATAACTAAT CCTTCAGCTAAGCCAGTCGCAAGGTCCTTCAGGGATGTATTTCTTGACTTCCGTTACGATGCAGTTCCTTCATGTAGTGGACCTCATCTCTTCTCGAGCTATTTGGATCAACA TCAGCTGGCATTTGTGGCTAATAGGAAGAATTTGGATCAGCACATACTGCTGTTTGGATGGTCAGTTGGTGATACAAAGAATGAAGCtgcaattattgaaattttgaatgatAATTGGTCTCCAAAGATTGAGGCTCATG ACATTGGTGATGATATCTTGATATTGGGACTTGCCATCGACAAAGTTTCCCAAAATGGGGAAATTAAACTGTTGCttggtgaagaagaaaaagaagtttcACCATGTTGCCTTCTCCTTTGTCTTACCAATGATGGAAGGCTTTCCATTTTTCATTTTGCTAG TGCTACTGCTGCTTCAGTATCACCCCAATCTACTGATTTTGAAGAGAAAAACAACTCTTATAAAGTGGCATCATCACAAGATTTGGTAGTTGAATCTTCCAGTGCTAGGAAGCAAATCAACCAAGTAGATTCAGGACTGCAACCCCATGAAATAGACAGAGGTCACAAAGTTCTTGCCACAAGTGCTCAATCATCTGTTGCAGAGAAATTTAGCTCAGAAGAAGCGATTAAAACCACAAATCAG AACCAAGGTGCAAATTTGATGCTGTCTGCATCCAAAACATTTGTGTCTGTGGATGCTGGAGGTGTGAATAATTTTAGGACACAAGAAACTGAAAAAGTAGCTGAAGTTAAACCTGGTTCAGTTTCTTTCTCAGGAAGTTCCTTAGGTAATTTTTCCATTCGTTCAATTGGGCCAAGTGCTGGAACTGGCGGTGTCATGGAGTTACCTGTAAAGATAATGTCAACAGGTTTTTCTACTGCTTCATCACAGTCAAGCAAACTTCACATTTCTTCAAAAAGTGATGAAACACTTGCATCCACACCATTCAGTGGTGTTCCAAGAAGAAATTTTGGTTCTCCTGATAAAAATTCTTCTAGCGCAAATGAGAAAGCTGGAACTTCAGTATCAATCAGTTCTTACAAGCAAAAAGCCATGGCGGGAGCAGGGAGTATTGGATCATCACCTGTTTTTCCAGGCTCAATGTTGCAATCACAGAAAGGTTTTCTGTCGGAGCCCTCGAAGCTGCACTTCACCAGGGAGACAAGTGAAGGAACTCCATTAAAGCAATTCCATGAT GTTGAAGAGATGGCCAGGAAATTGGATGATCTTCTAGAAGGTATAGAAGGTGAAGGTGGGTTTAGAGATGCTTCCATCCGTGCTCACAGCAGTTCAGTTTTGGCATTGGAGGAAGGTATAGAGAGTGTATCGGAGAAATGCAGGATATGGAGA GCAGTAATGGATAAACAACTTGGGGAGGTCCAGCTTCTCCTTGATAAGACAGTACAAG TTTTGGCAAGGAAAGTATACATGGAAGAAATATTTAAGCAAGCTACTGATGAACGGTATTGGAATCTCTGGAATCGCCAGAAACTATGTTCTGAGCTGGAGTTAAAGAGGCAACATGTAAACGAAGTTAATAAG AGCTTGACCAGCCAGCTGATTGAATTGGAGAGACATTTCAACACTATCGAGTTGAATAAGTTTGGCGACACTGACAGGATACAAACAAGTAAAAGAGGTTTCCAGAGCAGGCCTGGACAACCCAG GAATTTTCAGTCCTTGCACAATTTACGTAATACAATGACTACACAGCTAGTAGTAGCAGAGCAACTTTCTGAAAGTCTCTCGAAACTAATGACTGATTTGAGCATAGATTCTCCTGCAAAAGGTCAGAATATTAGGAAGGAATTGTTTGAAACAATTGGTTTATCCTATGATGGtgcttctcacaagtctccagCTAGGGAAAAGGCTGAAAATACACCTTTTAACAAGGAACTATCAGTCTTTCTTGCTGTTAAAGAACGATCCAGGAGAAAGAAGCCAAGTCCTGTGAAGAGCCTTGAGCCAGAGACAGCTAGGAGACGCCGTGACTCACTTGATCGG AATTGGGCAAGCTTTGAAACTCCCAAAACAACTGTGAAAAGGATTGTTCTTCAAGAAGATCGCCAGAAGGAAACTTCAAATAAGTCATCTTTGTCACTGGATAAGAAACATCACCAGTCTAGGATGCGCGAGAGATCAGCGACTGCTCAATCAAATATCTTCAGTGCCTCTTCCATCTCTCCAGAGCAAGTTAGAAGCAAAG ATGTACTTCCAAGACATGCAGCTGAAATGCCACCAATTATTTCTCCAGTATCTTTACTGCAGCATGAGTCACAGTTGACCGCAGTCACTAGCCAATATGGTTTAGTAGATACTCACAATCTTGCTACGACAAGATCAGGCAGAAGCACAATACCACTTAAAGATATTGTGCAAACAGGTGGACCAGGGGCCATTCATCAATCGGGGAACAGAATGCAGCAGCCAAACTCGTCAGGTCCTCCTGCACAGACATTGGCCCCAATCAAGTTTACAATTGATACTTCAAATGCTGATCGTAAACCTGGAATCACCAAACCCAAGTTTACAATTGATACTTCAAATGCTGATGGTAAACCTGGAATCACCAAACCCAAGTTTACAATTGATACTTCAAATGCTGATGGTAAACCTGGAATCACCAAACCTGTCAGAGATTGGAAAAATGCACCGGTGACTAGTGGAAGTGCACAGTTTGAGTCTGACAGTAGTCTTAACTATTCTTTACCaactgctgctgctgctgctaattctgcctTCACTCTGTCTGCTAAGGTTATACACTCAGAAGTTGTGAATAAAAGCCAAGGTAGTGAGATTTCATTATCTGCCCAAGAATCAACACATAGTTCCTCTTCGCATGCAAAAATCATGCCGTCATCATCTTTATCTTCTTCACAAGAGCCAATGTTCTCACCAATATCATCCCCGTGGTCATCATTCGAATCCGTTTCTAAAGCCAGTATAGGTTCCAATCAAAAGATCTCTCAATCATCAGTAGCTTCTCTGACACAGTCTTCATCTCTTCAAAGCACTCAAAAATTGGATACCTTACCCATTACACCTTCTTCAGATAGTACAAGGTCTGAGTCCCCAACAATCCTGTCTCGACCTTTGGTTGCCATACTTGATAAGAAGGCTGATACAAATTCCGATAAACCAGCTTCACTTGCGAATCTAAGTACAAAGATAGATACACCACAAGATCCAGCTTCACAGCCTGTTGTATCGTTCAGTGTGTCTAAATTACAAGCTGGACCTTTGGTACAATCAAATTCCACAAATGAACAGTCACCCAGTTTGAAATCTGCAAGTCAGGTCCATCCTTGTGGGGAATCAAGTCAAGTCTCAAATGTTGGTTTGAATCCTATACCTGGACAGCCATTTTCTGGTTCTTCCATTCCACCATCAGTGAAGAGTGATTGTTCAGATGTTGTCACCAATGAGGATGAGATGGAAGAGGAAGCTCCTGAGAATAATCAGATGACGGAGAATGCACTGGGTAACTTGGCTGGGTTTGGTATTGGATCTGCTGCTACTCCAGTTTCTACAAAACCTAATCCATTTGGTGTTATGTCACCGAATAAAGCTTCATCTCCAGCAAACACCTTATTTACAAGTACAGCTTCAAGCAGTGAGTTATTTCGACCAGCGTCATTTAGTTTTCAACCAATACAGCCACCTCAACCATCAGCAACTGCAAATTTTGGTGCCTTTCCTGGTAGCTTTAGCCTCACTTCCACGAGTCAGGCTCCAGCAGTGAGTGGGTTTGGCCAGCCGGCTCAGGTTGGACAAGGGCAGCATGCTTTAGGTTCAGTTCTTGGTACTTTTGGACAATCAAGGCAGCTTGGTGCTGGAATACCCGGAACTGGTGTGGGATCTGCAAGCTCTTTTGGCGGAGGTTTTATGAGCAATAGCTCTGCTGGTGGTTTCGGAGGTGGGTTTTCTGGAGTTTCTTCTACTGGTGGCGGGTTTTCCAATCTGAGTTCTGGTGGTGTTGGATTCGGTGCTTCTGCTGCACCCACTGGTGGATTTGCTGCTGCTGCCACAGGTGCTGGTGGATTTGCAGCCGCTGCCACATCTGCTGGTGGATTTGGAGCTGCTGCCACATCTGCTGGTGGATTTGGAGCTGCTGCTGCAGCTGGTGGTGGATTTGCTGCTCCAACTGGTGGTGGTTCAGGCTTTTCAG GTGGTGGTTTTGGAGCTTTTAGCAGCCAACAAAGTGGTGGTAGTGGCTTCCCTGCATTCGGTGGGAGTTCAGCTACTGCAAGACCACCTTCTCAACTCTTCACACAGATGAGGAAGTAG